A window from Paucidesulfovibrio gracilis DSM 16080 encodes these proteins:
- a CDS encoding electron transport complex protein RnfA, producing MDYFLLVISAVFISNIVLVQYLGACPFMGTSKDVGVALGMGGAVVFVMTMATALTWPIQHLLLVPHGVEYLQTIVFILVIASLVQLVEMVLRKFVPPLYASLGIYLPLITTNCAVLGVAILVQRNEFSFVRGVVFSLASGAGFLLALVIIAAIRERLETAPVPRVFRGIPVALITAGFMSLTFFAFRGMGG from the coding sequence ATGGATTATTTCCTGCTCGTCATCTCCGCAGTATTCATAAGCAATATTGTTCTGGTGCAATACCTGGGCGCGTGTCCGTTCATGGGGACGTCCAAGGATGTGGGCGTGGCGCTGGGCATGGGGGGGGCTGTGGTCTTCGTCATGACCATGGCCACGGCCCTAACCTGGCCCATCCAGCACCTGCTGTTGGTCCCCCATGGGGTGGAGTATCTGCAAACCATCGTGTTCATTTTGGTCATCGCGTCATTGGTGCAGTTGGTGGAAATGGTTTTGCGCAAATTCGTTCCGCCGCTCTATGCGTCCTTGGGAATCTATCTGCCGTTGATCACCACCAACTGCGCCGTGCTTGGTGTGGCCATCCTGGTGCAACGCAACGAGTTTTCCTTTGTGCGCGGGGTTGTTTTTTCCCTGGCCTCGGGCGCGGGATTTCTGTTGGCACTGGTCATCATCGCGGCCATCCGCGAGCGTCTGGAAACCGCTCCCGTTCCCCGTGTGTTCCGGGGAATACCTGTAGCGTTGATTACGGCCGGTTTCATGTCTCTGACTTTTTTTGCATTCCGGGGCATGGGCGGCTGA
- the rnfG gene encoding RnfABCDGE type electron transport complex subunit G, producing MRELAKMILVLSIIGAVSGYGLATLKRITRPAIEEQVLTYVQGPALHGVMYGVDNDPIQDRRKLVLEDGQELTVFPGFSGGDLCCLAYESFAPGYSGDIGVMVAFDLQSDAVRAVGVTTQTETPGVGTRVFVPEFCDQFRDHALNGLRLKSDEGDIDAVSGATYSSVGMVDAVRKAANLYPQLKAQIGDVWK from the coding sequence ATGCGTGAGCTAGCCAAAATGATCCTGGTGCTATCCATCATCGGTGCCGTGTCCGGCTATGGGCTGGCAACGCTCAAGCGGATCACCAGACCGGCCATTGAAGAACAGGTTTTGACCTATGTGCAGGGACCGGCCCTGCACGGCGTGATGTACGGAGTGGACAACGACCCCATTCAGGACCGGCGTAAGCTGGTGTTGGAGGATGGGCAGGAGTTGACCGTTTTTCCGGGGTTTTCCGGGGGGGATCTGTGCTGCCTCGCCTATGAATCGTTTGCTCCGGGCTACTCCGGAGACATCGGTGTGATGGTGGCCTTTGACCTGCAAAGCGATGCGGTGCGCGCCGTGGGTGTAACCACCCAGACCGAAACGCCTGGAGTGGGGACGCGAGTATTTGTCCCCGAATTTTGCGACCAATTCCGCGACCACGCCCTGAACGGGCTGCGGCTTAAGAGTGACGAAGGTGACATTGATGCGGTTTCAGGGGCCACCTATTCCTCGGTGGGCATGGTGGACGCGGTACGCAAGGCCGCAAACCTGTACCCGCAGCTCAAGGCGCAAATAGGCGACGTCTGGAAGTAG
- a CDS encoding hybrid sensor histidine kinase/response regulator: MFLNSYQNGYAWSDAILDGVREHFAQSGHIVDLQIEYMDTKRYAPTEVEEALYNYYRTKFQGDHFDAIIASDNTALLFLARHKEELFGDTPVVFCGINYFRSKMVKDRTAYTGITENPDVGSTLELARRLNPQLRNIMVISDSSVTSRAITNQVREQAERYEGNLEFEYWDTHTLAETLARTETLGPDTALFLTPFYKGAHGELYSVEEVLASIHAHSNVMIFSSWRFLLGYGIVGGKLLSGRITGAAAAKMTGRILNGESPADIPVEHDLPTPYAFDYNVLKRFDIPLKSLPPNSEIINEPDAFYRIEPKFFWTIQGSLAVLSVSLLMLLLNVLRLRRVEREVKTQLAFQEILLNTLPLLIFWKDKRQHYLGANMSFAQFAKLDSPQDVLGQHDEDLFDNHHLIRQITEGDRKVQETGTPLLGQSLRVTTDEGETVWLDINTVPLPDEKGKVMGTLSTAEDVTRKINLERQLLQSQKMEAIGTLAGGIAHDFNNILTSIINSTELALSDVEEDSMTHKDLSRVLKAAGRGSRVVKQILAFSRPSQGGFLLADIAESLHEAVELMKASLPRNIAIHTRIEAKDTRIWADPTQIHQVVMNLCTNAFQALRPKGGTIELGLTRAYIEGEQAELLSIAPGHYLKLWISDDGPGIPAEIVDKIFDPFFTTKGKTEGTGLGLAVVHGIAKAHRGGIRVTSVPWRQTRFELFLPCNGAEGQLFATPGAGVHRGDESILFVEDDPDQLDTVPRLLEQLGYRVTALRYPDEALETLRLNVGGFDLVITDYDMPSTNGLQLAEQAVAVNPSLPVILISGRKDALGQAEKSNAVRRVLLKPYNQASLSETIRRTIDHDDGTSNSSGEM; the protein is encoded by the coding sequence TTGTTTCTGAATTCGTACCAAAACGGATACGCATGGTCCGACGCCATTCTGGACGGCGTGCGGGAACACTTTGCCCAAAGCGGACACATCGTGGATCTCCAGATCGAATACATGGACACCAAGCGCTACGCCCCCACGGAAGTAGAGGAGGCGCTCTACAATTATTACCGGACCAAATTTCAGGGTGACCATTTCGACGCCATCATCGCTTCAGACAATACAGCGCTACTCTTTCTGGCACGACACAAGGAGGAACTGTTCGGCGACACGCCGGTGGTTTTCTGCGGCATCAACTATTTCCGCTCTAAAATGGTCAAGGACCGGACAGCCTACACAGGCATCACGGAAAATCCGGACGTGGGCAGTACGTTGGAACTGGCCCGCCGGCTCAATCCTCAATTGCGCAACATCATGGTCATCAGCGACAGCTCGGTCACTTCACGGGCCATCACCAACCAGGTGCGCGAACAAGCGGAACGCTACGAAGGAAATCTGGAATTTGAATACTGGGACACCCACACCCTTGCCGAAACCCTGGCCCGTACGGAAACCCTGGGACCAGACACGGCGCTGTTTCTCACGCCGTTCTACAAGGGAGCGCACGGGGAGCTGTATTCCGTGGAGGAAGTGCTCGCCAGCATCCACGCCCATTCCAACGTCATGATCTTCAGCTCCTGGCGCTTTTTGCTCGGCTACGGCATCGTGGGCGGAAAGCTCCTGTCGGGACGCATCACAGGCGCAGCGGCAGCCAAGATGACCGGGCGCATCCTCAACGGAGAAAGCCCGGCAGACATCCCCGTAGAACATGACCTGCCCACGCCCTACGCCTTTGACTACAATGTTCTGAAACGATTCGATATCCCACTCAAGTCACTGCCGCCGAACAGTGAAATCATCAACGAGCCGGACGCTTTTTACCGCATTGAGCCAAAATTTTTCTGGACCATTCAAGGTTCCCTGGCCGTGCTTTCCGTCAGCCTGCTCATGCTGTTACTCAATGTTCTGCGTCTGCGCCGCGTGGAACGCGAAGTCAAAACCCAGCTCGCCTTTCAAGAGATTCTGCTCAACACCCTGCCACTGCTGATTTTCTGGAAGGACAAACGGCAACACTACCTCGGCGCCAACATGTCCTTTGCCCAATTCGCCAAGCTGGACAGCCCGCAGGACGTGCTCGGACAACACGATGAAGATCTGTTCGACAACCATCACTTGATCCGCCAGATCACGGAGGGGGACCGCAAAGTGCAGGAAACCGGCACGCCGCTACTGGGCCAGAGCCTGCGCGTCACCACCGACGAAGGGGAAACAGTCTGGCTGGACATCAATACGGTTCCCCTGCCCGATGAAAAGGGCAAGGTTATGGGCACGCTGAGCACGGCCGAAGACGTGACACGCAAAATCAACCTGGAGCGGCAATTGCTCCAATCCCAAAAAATGGAAGCCATCGGCACGCTTGCGGGTGGAATCGCGCACGATTTCAACAATATTCTGACCAGCATCATCAATTCCACGGAACTCGCCCTCTCGGATGTGGAAGAAGACTCCATGACCCACAAGGATCTCTCCCGCGTGCTCAAAGCTGCGGGCCGCGGCTCCAGGGTGGTCAAACAAATTCTTGCCTTCAGCCGCCCCTCGCAGGGGGGATTCCTCCTGGCGGACATTGCGGAAAGCCTGCACGAAGCCGTGGAATTGATGAAGGCCTCCCTGCCCCGGAATATCGCCATCCACACCCGCATCGAGGCCAAGGACACCCGCATATGGGCCGATCCGACCCAAATTCATCAAGTGGTCATGAACCTGTGCACCAATGCGTTCCAAGCCTTGCGGCCCAAGGGCGGCACCATCGAACTGGGACTGACCCGCGCCTACATCGAAGGCGAGCAGGCCGAATTGCTCAGCATTGCCCCCGGTCATTACCTCAAACTCTGGATCAGTGACGACGGGCCGGGCATTCCCGCCGAAATCGTAGACAAAATATTCGATCCTTTCTTCACCACCAAGGGAAAAACCGAAGGCACGGGCCTGGGGCTCGCTGTGGTCCACGGCATTGCCAAGGCACACCGAGGCGGCATCCGGGTCACGTCCGTACCCTGGCGGCAAACACGGTTTGAGTTGTTCCTGCCCTGCAACGGGGCCGAGGGCCAACTCTTTGCGACTCCGGGCGCAGGCGTACACCGAGGGGATGAGAGCATTCTTTTCGTGGAAGACGACCCGGATCAGCTGGACACCGTGCCTCGGCTTCTGGAACAATTGGGATACCGCGTTACGGCGCTGCGCTACCCCGATGAAGCCCTGGAAACCCTGCGACTCAACGTCGGAGGATTTGATCTGGTCATCACCGACTACGACATGCCCTCCACCAACGGCCTGCAACTGGCGGAGCAAGCCGTGGCCGTCAATCCATCCCTTCCGGTGATTCTCATTTCCGGTCGCAAGGATGCCCTGGGACAAGCGGAAAAATCCAACGCCGTACGCCGCGTGCTGCTCAAACCGTACAATCAGGCGTCGCTCTCCGAGACCATCCGGCGAACCATTGACCATGACGACGGCACATCCAACTCAAGCGGAGAAATGTAA
- a CDS encoding 4Fe-4S dicluster domain-containing protein, with protein sequence MPKNVFSLRSDFPGSVVDVPSPQEVSLFICGYDVRVGRGSNVQRGQRLAAHPRPMGGVASAPVSGKVSKVDFAYLTIKPGKSEEVAEFVDVRSLCPGAELNDAMRDLGISVERFHPAETLVINGLNPQPGVSVAEQLLRDAGETVQRGLALVRKAVEPKRCVLATGSGGYRLEGCAVQHINPVYPNSLPQLVLKAVTGRENPADAVIFSVHKLWQIGRVVETGRAIDETVFTLDNVNYRARLGTPILDILDFAGVEIHPGDRLVLSGPLTGYTVFDVNHGLEKGVYALNVVPKDAYPPMEDRPCINCGECVLHCPARLQPNLIARYAEYGMFERARECGLDSCMECGLCSYWCPALRPMQHYIRFAKQQLSQEAGAFPLGWSR encoded by the coding sequence ATGCCCAAAAACGTGTTTTCCCTTCGGTCGGATTTTCCTGGTTCCGTGGTGGATGTTCCATCGCCCCAGGAAGTGAGTCTGTTTATTTGCGGCTACGACGTACGCGTGGGCCGTGGCAGCAATGTGCAGCGCGGGCAGAGATTGGCCGCTCATCCCCGTCCCATGGGCGGTGTGGCCAGTGCGCCGGTGTCGGGCAAGGTCAGCAAAGTGGATTTTGCCTATTTGACCATCAAGCCGGGAAAGTCCGAAGAAGTGGCGGAGTTTGTGGATGTACGCTCCCTTTGTCCCGGCGCGGAACTGAACGATGCCATGCGCGATCTCGGCATCAGCGTGGAGCGGTTTCATCCTGCAGAAACGTTGGTGATCAACGGGTTGAACCCCCAACCCGGCGTCAGCGTGGCGGAACAACTGTTGCGCGATGCCGGGGAAACCGTGCAACGCGGACTGGCTCTGGTGCGTAAGGCCGTGGAGCCGAAGCGTTGTGTCCTGGCCACGGGAAGCGGTGGATATCGTCTGGAAGGGTGTGCTGTGCAGCATATCAATCCCGTGTACCCCAACAGCCTGCCGCAATTAGTGCTCAAGGCGGTGACGGGGCGTGAAAATCCCGCTGACGCCGTTATCTTCAGTGTTCATAAATTGTGGCAGATCGGCCGGGTTGTGGAAACCGGCCGGGCTATCGACGAGACCGTGTTTACGCTGGACAACGTGAACTATCGTGCACGGCTCGGTACGCCCATTCTGGATATTCTGGATTTTGCCGGTGTGGAAATCCATCCCGGTGACCGGCTCGTTTTGTCCGGTCCCTTGACGGGATACACTGTTTTCGACGTGAATCATGGGCTGGAAAAGGGCGTGTATGCCCTGAACGTGGTTCCCAAGGATGCCTATCCGCCCATGGAGGACCGCCCCTGCATCAACTGCGGCGAGTGCGTGCTGCATTGCCCTGCCCGCCTGCAACCCAACCTTATCGCCCGATATGCGGAATACGGCATGTTCGAACGTGCCCGGGAATGCGGATTGGACTCCTGCATGGAATGCGGATTGTGTTCGTATTGGTGTCCGGCTCTGCGGCCCATGCAGCATTACATCCGGTTTGCCAAACAGCAGCTCTCGCAGGAAGCCGGGGCGTTTCCCCTGGGCTGGTCCCGCTGA
- a CDS encoding RnfABCDGE type electron transport complex subunit D — translation MMKQAAIVKPHADIAMRLTVGPPSHWRRGRTIRSLTLECVLALLPATVLSVWRFGWGTIEVLGMCCAASVACEALVCRLRGGRSSLENWNAFFVGMVTAFLLPPGAPWWLAFAAGCIAILLGQAIFGGLGSNPFSAPALAWAVCLVCWPRFMDVDMALATLPMNEPLGQLMHFGVSSLWQFDLSDLFWGMQVGALGASQVAALLFGGIWLLARGVIKVFIPLAFLVGVALTAGIYWMLDPGQYASPLFHLSTGSVMLCAFFLAPEHGPSPCGRLPMLLFGALAGVMVMIIRVYGVYPDGAPFAVLLANLLTPLLDRVRPRPFGAVRRNHA, via the coding sequence ATGATGAAACAAGCCGCCATTGTCAAACCCCATGCGGATATTGCGATGCGTCTGACTGTGGGACCGCCCTCGCACTGGCGTCGTGGCCGGACGATCCGGAGTCTTACGCTGGAGTGCGTCTTGGCGCTGCTGCCCGCGACCGTCTTGTCCGTGTGGCGTTTTGGCTGGGGAACCATTGAAGTGCTTGGCATGTGCTGTGCCGCGAGCGTGGCCTGCGAAGCTCTGGTCTGTCGGCTGCGCGGCGGACGGTCGAGCCTGGAGAATTGGAATGCGTTTTTCGTAGGCATGGTTACGGCCTTTTTATTGCCGCCCGGCGCGCCTTGGTGGTTGGCTTTTGCCGCCGGTTGTATCGCCATCCTGCTGGGGCAGGCCATCTTCGGAGGATTGGGATCCAATCCGTTCAGCGCACCGGCTCTTGCCTGGGCCGTATGTCTGGTCTGTTGGCCCCGGTTTATGGATGTGGACATGGCCCTGGCCACCTTACCCATGAATGAACCCCTGGGACAGCTGATGCATTTTGGCGTTTCAAGTCTCTGGCAATTCGATCTTTCGGATTTGTTTTGGGGCATGCAGGTAGGGGCGCTTGGAGCTTCCCAGGTGGCGGCCTTGCTTTTCGGCGGGATCTGGTTGTTGGCCCGTGGAGTTATCAAGGTATTCATTCCTTTGGCGTTCCTGGTTGGCGTGGCCCTCACCGCAGGCATCTATTGGATGCTGGATCCCGGGCAATATGCCTCGCCGCTGTTTCACCTCAGCACTGGTTCCGTGATGCTGTGCGCCTTTTTTCTCGCTCCTGAACACGGGCCGTCCCCGTGCGGCCGTCTGCCCATGCTCCTGTTCGGGGCGTTGGCCGGAGTCATGGTCATGATCATCCGAGTGTATGGTGTGTACCCGGATGGAGCGCCCTTTGCCGTGCTGCTGGCCAATCTCCTGACCCCGTTGCTTGACAGGGTGCGCCCCCGGCCGTTTGGAGCCGTAAGGAGGAATCATGCGTGA
- a CDS encoding sigma-54-dependent transcriptional regulator, whose product MANILIIDDDHDVCETIESLGTRLGHHCESAHTLAQGMERLEQGGVDVVFLDIRLPDGNGLEHLTTVKSMPDDPEVIILTGKGDADGAELAIQGGVWDYLLKPSPVKEITLTLGRAIKYRDEKRSRNKHVALNLENVVGKSQAMRSCFDLMAQASKSDSNVLITGETGTGKELFARTIHENSVRRTGEFVVVDCASLTENLVESTLFGHKKGAFTGADSNRIGLVKLADQGTLFLDEVGEMPLSLQKAFLRVLQERRFRPVGEAREVQSNFRLISATNRSLEQLVEQKRFRSDILFRLKTIQIRLPSLRERREDIRPLALHFVEQLCARYDTGIKGFGSEFFSTLEAYDWPGNVRELANVLERAFVSAGAEHTLYAMHLPQELRIQVAKAQIVERKHAASPPTEEPVSVESSQRTERVSRTGFPAGETGESIIRRAIPEGPDLPSLKEFKVLAEKQYLMALMDRYEKDIKTILELSGLSRSHFYALLKKHDIRG is encoded by the coding sequence ATGGCCAATATTCTGATCATCGACGACGACCACGATGTTTGCGAAACCATCGAAAGCCTGGGTACGCGGCTCGGCCACCACTGTGAAAGCGCCCACACCCTGGCCCAAGGCATGGAACGACTGGAGCAGGGCGGTGTGGATGTGGTTTTTCTGGATATCCGGCTGCCCGACGGCAATGGCCTGGAACATCTCACCACGGTCAAATCCATGCCCGATGATCCGGAAGTGATCATCCTAACGGGCAAGGGAGATGCGGACGGCGCAGAGCTGGCCATCCAAGGTGGCGTTTGGGATTATCTGCTCAAGCCTTCCCCGGTAAAGGAAATCACCCTCACCCTGGGCCGGGCCATCAAATACCGCGACGAAAAACGCAGCCGCAACAAACACGTGGCCCTGAATCTTGAAAACGTCGTGGGCAAGAGCCAGGCCATGCGCTCCTGTTTTGACCTCATGGCCCAGGCCAGCAAATCCGACTCCAATGTGCTCATTACCGGGGAAACCGGCACTGGCAAGGAACTGTTCGCCCGCACCATTCATGAAAACAGTGTCCGCCGTACCGGAGAATTCGTGGTGGTGGACTGCGCCTCGCTCACGGAGAACCTCGTGGAAAGCACGCTGTTCGGCCACAAAAAAGGAGCGTTCACCGGCGCGGACAGCAACAGGATCGGATTGGTCAAACTGGCGGACCAGGGGACGCTGTTTTTGGATGAAGTGGGCGAAATGCCTCTTTCCCTGCAAAAGGCATTTTTGCGTGTGCTTCAGGAGCGTCGCTTTCGTCCCGTGGGCGAGGCCCGCGAGGTGCAAAGCAATTTCCGACTCATCTCAGCCACCAACCGAAGCCTCGAACAGCTGGTGGAACAAAAACGGTTTCGCAGCGACATCCTGTTCCGGCTCAAAACCATTCAAATCCGCCTGCCCTCGCTACGGGAACGCCGGGAAGACATCCGCCCGCTGGCCCTGCATTTCGTGGAACAACTCTGCGCCCGTTACGATACAGGTATCAAAGGTTTTGGCTCGGAATTTTTCAGTACCCTGGAAGCATATGACTGGCCCGGCAACGTGCGCGAACTCGCCAATGTGTTGGAGCGGGCCTTTGTTTCCGCCGGTGCCGAGCACACCCTCTACGCCATGCATCTGCCCCAGGAGCTGCGCATCCAAGTGGCCAAGGCGCAAATCGTGGAACGCAAGCATGCCGCCAGCCCACCGACCGAAGAACCCGTGTCCGTTGAATCTTCCCAGAGAACGGAACGAGTGTCCCGCACCGGGTTCCCTGCTGGGGAGACGGGTGAATCCATTATCCGCAGAGCCATTCCAGAAGGACCGGACCTGCCGTCCCTCAAGGAATTCAAAGTGCTGGCCGAAAAACAATACCTCATGGCCCTGATGGACCGCTACGAGAAGGACATCAAGACCATTCTGGAACTTTCAGGCTTGTCCCGGTCCCACTTTTACGCCCTGCTCAAAAAACACGACATCCGGGGCTGA
- the rsxE gene encoding electron transport complex subunit RsxE, whose protein sequence is MQRLWKEFSKGLWKELPPLRVLLGLCPTLAVTSTAENGLGMGLAVIFVLTLSNLIVSLLRRVIPPKVRIACFILIAATLVVTVELLMQAYVYPLYQKLGIFVPLIVVNCIILGRAEAFASKNSVGLSVADALGMGLGFTLSLTFLGGIRELLGNGTLFGMSATWDSFQPLSIMVQAPGAFLGLGLILAGMNALNSWYARRHEDPPPRALEAIASCSSLGTEHTSALLNGGNTENGTNGDGTGRASVNGH, encoded by the coding sequence ATGCAACGTCTTTGGAAAGAATTCAGCAAAGGATTATGGAAAGAATTGCCCCCGCTCCGGGTGTTGCTCGGGCTTTGTCCCACTCTGGCCGTGACATCCACGGCGGAGAACGGTCTGGGCATGGGGCTGGCCGTGATCTTCGTACTCACGTTGTCCAACCTGATCGTGTCGCTGTTGCGGCGCGTGATTCCGCCCAAGGTGCGGATCGCCTGCTTCATCCTCATCGCCGCGACCCTGGTGGTCACAGTGGAGCTGCTTATGCAGGCCTATGTGTATCCACTGTACCAAAAGCTGGGCATCTTTGTTCCGCTCATTGTGGTCAACTGCATCATTCTGGGCCGGGCCGAAGCGTTTGCCTCCAAGAATTCCGTGGGCCTTTCCGTGGCGGATGCCCTGGGCATGGGACTGGGGTTTACCCTTTCCCTGACCTTTCTGGGGGGCATTCGGGAGCTGCTGGGCAACGGCACGCTGTTCGGCATGTCGGCGACCTGGGACTCCTTCCAGCCGCTGAGCATCATGGTGCAGGCTCCCGGCGCGTTCCTCGGGCTGGGATTGATTCTGGCTGGAATGAACGCTTTGAACAGCTGGTATGCCCGACGGCATGAGGATCCGCCGCCCCGCGCCCTGGAAGCCATTGCCTCCTGTTCCTCCCTGGGAACCGAGCACACCTCGGCGCTTCTGAACGGGGGGAATACGGAAAACGGGACAAACGGGGACGGCACTGGCCGGGCGTCCGTTAATGGTCATTGA
- a CDS encoding methyl-accepting chemotaxis protein — protein sequence MLRRFSIRARLLFLLGLVVLFLAGVVLSFHANAGKLTAMGVVAADEAMLEGQRTKLQVGTHSMAVALGELLRDIPDEAERVRFMRRVVDDIRFEDDDSGYYFIYRGTVNVALPTSKDLQGQDLGHLKDKNGVQLVVELNRKAKDGGGFVQYIWPKPGAGDVPKLSYAEMIPGTDVWIGTGVYIDNIDAEKARIESEITGQANDLLFWVLGSVAVLLVLFLLPLFWMVISSIVNPVAEATSVAQRIASGYLDVSLKAEGRDEPAVLQRAFNAMAQSLRAKAELAQRIARRDLTGEVQLCSEEDSLGEALREMTQNLRMLLSEVREAGVQIAAGASEVSDSSQSLSQGATQQAASLEQITSTMTQLGSQTRTNADNASKASEIARQQQQQAAEGAKDMERMLQAMEGIRVAGENIARIIKVIDEIAFQTNLLALNAAVEAARAGKHGKGFAVVAEEVRNLASRSAKAAEETSGLIEDTISKVGNGVQLAQLTSESLERIVDGSGSVTDLVQNIATASNEQAEGIGQISEALAQIDNVTQTNTANAEETASASEQLSSQSMQLRQSLERFRLQDGSSSEGTAETMGEQCFESAERDGGFPAPLQEGDGNRYGRKPSELPYDDDGLSRY from the coding sequence ATGTTACGTCGATTCAGCATTCGAGCTCGATTATTATTTTTACTGGGGCTGGTGGTTTTGTTCTTGGCAGGCGTGGTGCTCAGCTTTCACGCCAATGCCGGTAAGTTGACTGCCATGGGAGTTGTCGCGGCTGATGAAGCCATGCTTGAGGGCCAGCGGACCAAGCTCCAGGTCGGAACACATAGCATGGCAGTGGCTCTGGGGGAACTCCTTCGGGACATTCCGGACGAGGCTGAACGGGTTCGTTTCATGCGGCGCGTAGTGGACGATATCCGGTTTGAGGATGACGACTCAGGATACTATTTCATCTACCGTGGAACCGTCAATGTCGCATTGCCTACCAGCAAGGATCTTCAGGGGCAGGATTTGGGGCATCTCAAAGATAAAAATGGTGTCCAGCTTGTGGTGGAATTGAACCGTAAAGCCAAGGATGGCGGTGGATTTGTTCAATATATCTGGCCGAAACCCGGTGCCGGCGACGTCCCCAAACTTTCGTATGCGGAAATGATTCCCGGTACGGATGTCTGGATCGGTACGGGCGTCTATATTGATAATATTGATGCGGAAAAAGCCCGGATCGAGTCGGAGATCACGGGACAGGCCAATGACCTGCTGTTTTGGGTATTGGGAAGTGTGGCCGTTTTGCTGGTCTTGTTTCTTTTGCCCCTGTTCTGGATGGTCATTTCAAGCATTGTGAATCCCGTGGCCGAAGCCACGTCCGTGGCACAGCGCATCGCTTCCGGGTATTTGGATGTATCCCTCAAGGCCGAGGGCCGCGACGAACCCGCCGTGCTGCAACGGGCCTTCAACGCCATGGCCCAGTCGCTTCGGGCCAAGGCAGAGTTGGCACAGCGGATTGCACGGCGGGATCTTACCGGGGAGGTGCAGCTTTGTTCAGAGGAGGATTCTCTGGGTGAAGCCTTGCGTGAGATGACACAGAATTTGCGGATGTTGCTCAGCGAGGTGCGTGAGGCCGGAGTGCAGATCGCGGCGGGGGCGTCCGAAGTTTCGGACTCCAGTCAGTCGCTTTCCCAGGGAGCCACGCAGCAGGCCGCTTCCTTAGAACAAATCACCAGCACCATGACGCAGCTTGGCTCACAGACCCGGACCAATGCGGACAATGCGTCCAAGGCCAGCGAAATCGCCCGGCAACAGCAGCAACAGGCTGCCGAGGGAGCCAAGGACATGGAGCGGATGCTGCAAGCCATGGAAGGTATTCGCGTGGCCGGGGAAAATATCGCCCGAATCATCAAAGTGATCGATGAAATCGCGTTCCAGACCAATCTGCTCGCCTTGAATGCCGCAGTGGAAGCCGCCCGAGCGGGCAAGCATGGCAAGGGGTTTGCCGTTGTGGCCGAGGAGGTGCGGAATCTGGCCTCCCGCAGCGCCAAGGCCGCCGAGGAAACGTCCGGTCTCATCGAGGACACCATTTCCAAGGTCGGAAATGGCGTACAGCTGGCCCAACTCACATCGGAATCATTGGAACGTATCGTGGATGGCTCTGGCTCGGTGACGGATCTGGTGCAGAATATTGCGACCGCATCCAACGAGCAGGCCGAAGGAATTGGACAAATCAGTGAGGCCTTGGCTCAGATCGACAACGTGACCCAGACCAATACGGCCAATGCCGAAGAAACCGCGTCTGCCTCCGAACAGCTCTCCAGCCAGAGTATGCAGTTGCGGCAAAGCCTGGAACGCTTCCGTTTGCAGGATGGATCCTCAAGCGAGGGAACAGCTGAGACCATGGGGGAGCAATGCTTTGAATCGGCTGAACGTGATGGGGGTTTCCCGGCTCCGCTTCAAGAGGGAGATGGAAACCGATATGGACGAAAGCCCTCGGAACTGCCGTATGACGATGACGGGCTGTCGCGATATTGA
- a CDS encoding cytochrome c3 family protein has translation MNRHMLILLAVTWALFAASVTGYLVRTEESDPPARVFLENTGGRVVFAHAGHVADYGLECVECHHDDTGAEQPVPCGVCHPKAFDDSFRGGHFAAFSDRSHCLRCHASDPDVETPAERPDPEWIPVRTDAFHEQCLGCHESMGGPVGEDACDQCHAGM, from the coding sequence TTGAATAGACATATGCTGATTCTGCTGGCCGTTACGTGGGCGCTGTTTGCGGCTTCCGTGACCGGATACCTGGTCCGCACCGAGGAGAGCGACCCGCCCGCCAGGGTGTTTCTGGAAAATACCGGCGGGCGTGTGGTGTTCGCACATGCCGGGCATGTTGCGGACTACGGCCTGGAATGCGTGGAGTGTCATCATGACGATACCGGGGCGGAACAGCCCGTTCCGTGCGGCGTCTGCCATCCCAAGGCTTTTGATGATTCGTTCCGTGGCGGCCATTTTGCGGCGTTTTCGGATCGGTCGCACTGTCTGCGCTGCCACGCTTCGGATCCTGATGTGGAAACCCCTGCGGAACGTCCCGATCCGGAATGGATTCCCGTGCGCACGGACGCGTTCCATGAACAATGTCTGGGGTGTCACGAGAGTATGGGCGGTCCCGTAGGGGAAGACGCCTGCGACCAGTGCCACGCCGGCATGTGA